From the Carassius auratus strain Wakin unplaced genomic scaffold, ASM336829v1 scaf_tig00009243, whole genome shotgun sequence genome, the window gtttttaaaatcatgATGAATGTTCGTTGTGAACATTGACAGAACGTTCTCTGGAGGCTCGTGCACACGTCTTCAAACACGAGCGCTTCAATATTGCTTAATGACGTATTCATTCCGGTTAATCAAAGAAGTTACACAGGAAGTTCACACACTCTTAAAAAAGATGTGTTAAAAATTTACACAAAATTTGTGTTAAACGATTTGTAACACATGTTGTGTTACTACAGACACATTGTGTGTAAATATTGTGCTTAAATGTTTACACAATGTCTGTGTTAAACACATTTAAGCAGtacatattgaaataaaatgcatatttattttgtctgaaGTCAAAGGGCGAGGTCTACTGTAtttatgtagtttatttattatgttgccaatataaaataagcatttaagCGCGTGGGGAGAATGTACATGCTGTGAGCTTCTGCGCTCGTGGCGCGCCTGCGCAGTGACGTTCTTTTTCAACCGTCGCTCCGACAGCCCTGTCAGATAATGCGACTCTCTGCCTCAGGTgagtgaaaataattaaaatacatctataatagtaaatatttttccCATCTTCCTTAAGAttgttttgtgttagttgtcCAAGTAGTTGTATTGTTAACTTTTATGTTGCCTCCATGTTCCGTACTCCAAATACACAGGAGGCCTGTAAACTAAATGTTGTCAATGGGCACGCAAGCTAGGGCATTTCGTGCGGTTTTTGTAAATATGTGTTGGCAGAATGGTACATATTTAGGGTAAGACTTGAGTATGTTTTGAGCATGAACCCATTAACATTACCGTCCTTTTACAATTACTATGGAATATTTCGTGTTCAACAACGCGAACGTAACGTAATCAACCTTGTGCGCCATTTTGTGCTAACTTAATTTACCTGACTAGTGACActgactatttaaaatgtaatttttgtgaaaaaaaaaaaaactgataactTCACCCAAAACTGAGCATTCTCAACAAGTATCTCTTGATCGAATACTTGACTCAGATTTTCAAGAATGACACTGATGTGAATACAAGAGTGAGGGAGCTTGACAAATTTCAAGTATATTATATTGCAAGCAACAACCAGGATTCATTATAGAAGGAAGTGTTCAACCATTAACGTTACAGGTTAACCATTAATTTCTTCCCATTTTTTTCCATCTATTAtacaattagcaaaaaaaaaaaaaaaaaaaaaagacctctaacattagcttgctctattccttttctattctatctgttttatttttatttattatatgtaaaaagcccatgtgtactgcgttaaggtaactgagacttgttatagcacttacattgctcttttgttgattttgattgctccCATTGTCcacatttgtaaatcgctttggataaaagcatctgctaaatgaccaaatgtaaataaataaataaaatgtttttgtcatttcttaGTGTCCTTCAACAGATGCAACTTGGGACCACACCTAGCTTGCAGACATCACTTGAAGAAAAAGCCCCTTCAATCATGAGAGAAAACGAACAGACAATGATGTTGTTTATTTCCTCAATAAAGTTTCTTGTTAAAGCTGCTGTCATTGACCTCGTAGGGAAACATGAATTGTGAGTATATGTGGTTGTTTAGCAGATGTACAGTGTATTTGtttggaaattaaattaaatgacattatatttaaataagttataattatttatttttttgtcaatgtAAGAGCCATTTCTGCATACTTgtatttcataattgtaatattaatatatatatatttttttttttctgttttttagcATTGAGGATGGACATAGAATTTTCCAAGCTCACAGATAGAAAAGAAAACTTGCTCATCCGTAAATGGGAAGAGACCATAATTCCAAAGCTTAAGGAAGTAGCATCCTTGGAGAAAAAAATGACATCAATCACTTTCTGGAGAAAGCTGACAATCAGCATGATGGTATAATTTTCTACCTCACTGTCTGTTGCATGTGCATACATTTCTAAACGtagtttaaataagaaaaataaatgtgaattttaacattgaatttatgacaaaataatcatttaaaataaaatttgttttaattttctctttTGCATGTGACCTGcatcttcacttcactttttttttaaacgactGTGCCAAATGCTTTCCCAGTTGTGATTGGATCTTTGTAGAAGGAAGACAAATTGCTTGACAAGCTTAAGACCGACTCATTTTGAGACTCACTTATACCAGTTCAATTCATGTGACGAATAATATCAGTTTTTTTGGGAACAACATACCGGACAAGATGCGTTCGGACTTTAAAAGAAGATAAAAGGGAAGAACCATTATTTGGTGAGGTTATGCACATTATTCCCCAAAGTGAAAGAGAATGTGCACGTATGTTCTTGAGATTTAAGAGGTAAATATTTTGATGAACACCTTTTTTCCTTCACTGTCCTCAGAATTGAAGATTATGACATGGCAAAGCTGCCTGGTGACTTAATAGATTACAGACCTTTAGATATTGTATAATTTTGTGATCAGCAATATGTAACTCCTAAATACaaaatttagttttaaacatGTTAGTGGTTGAAACTGTTGAACACAATGTTTTGACCAgatttgaaaatgaattaatttattaagatgAGCACCTTATGTGAATGCATAAACAGTAAGTGTGTAATggttatttctttaaatatagttttcaggttcataaaagtttttttctgtatgaaaaagaaCATGTTGGTACTTGAGAAAAAGTTCAGAAAATTTggtaatttatatatttgaaactCTTTCATacatatttgatgttttatttgactgTGCTTAACAGATGTGAGTTTTATAATATTTGatgaatgtttttataatgtatgATGAATGTATTGAAATGCTCATTTCACAAGTTTATAGTCAGAATACTGTAGTaacaacattttaatgcattaattccatgttgaaaatgaaaacaaacagtatgTGAGCAGTGTCTAATGGTTTCCTGTGAAATTACATAATAAacgtacaaaaaaattatattgatttgacatttttaataatttttatttgaccATATTAAACAATTGCTTAGTAGCACACAGTTGTGTTAGATGCATACAAAAAGAACACATCAATGTGTTTACTTAAACTGCACATTTATGTGTTACATTTTATAACACATTTGTGTGTTGAATTTAACTCAACATGTGTTGTCCCTGAGCACACTCAGAACATGTGGTAAAAATAACACATGTTGTGTTGTTTTCAACACATTTGTTCTAAGAGTGCACCAGCTTTATATCGTTCAGCGCATTAGATGCTAAGTTCAAATCTGCGTTGGCTGTTGTTTAAAAGACAGCctttctcaaacttttttcaGTCAGGGCACCTTTCAAAAGTGCATAAAATCTCAAGGCATCCCAGTGTAAAATCATgtcatttaaaaacactgcataacccaaatgtaaatgcaaatgtcctGTTTATTTAGACAGGACAGTAATGAACAGAGCACAATACGAActgtaaataacaataaaaataataatgaaagtgaaagtgaaagtgaagtgacattcagccaagtatggtgacccatactcagaatttgtgctctgcatttaacccatccgaaatgcacacacacagagcagtgaacacacacacacactgtgaacacacacccggagcagtgggcagccatttatgctgcggcgcccggggagcagttgggggttcgatgccttgctcaagggcacctaagtcgtggtattgaaggtggagagagaactgtacatgcactccccccacccacaattccgtccggcccgagactagaacccacaacccttcgattgggagtccaaccctctaaccattaggccacgacttcatgccatatctaacaaatttttgaatattttgaaaaaaaaaaggaaaaatgacataaaagcagatcaacattcattcagctctgttgttgctgcgtGCGGTgggtcacgtgacaagcaatgacgcgtcaccatggaaaccatAAAGTGACACATTAAAAACGGTCGCTTTGAAAAACTCAAGCAATAACAACTTTATAGCAATTTTATAGCATCTTTAAAAACACATGTTTGCAAAGTAAGGTGGACCGCCCAATACAAGAACCCAAcaacataaatttaaaatattctggCTGACCCCCCAGCTTGAGTTTTTCAAAGCGACCGTTTTTAATGTGTCACTTTatggtttccatggtgacgcgtcattgcttgtcacgtgacccACCGCacgcagcaacaacagagctgaatgaatgttgatctgcttttatgtcatttttccttttttttttcaaaatattcaaaaatttgttagatatggcatgaaatatctgatattccgattgtcaaatatatgcaagtggaagtgttttgtcgtttaaacacatttataacgatcgcgttagttgagctgtatgcgccaCGGCATtatttgtgccgcagacgcagttcagagaaccggatctgttggatttacaagaCGTGAATCCATCCACTTCTcccaaaatacataaaagtaagtggcaggtgaactgggagaagaatagagtaaactttaaagCTACTTatacaatgtgtatctgatatgaataaaactaattataatgGAAATGTTtgttattgcctcttcctttgacatcagtgtgtattttacaaactctaaatgtaggctattgtttttttagtacttatatgtctgaaacctaaaataaacattatgtggctgaaaacactgaaaagttgtgatataaTATGACAACTCTGAGCGCGCCTTTCTCTGGCTCAGTGTCAGTGACAGCCAACGCGAAATTTAGCAGTTGATTACGTGATGCACTGACCGTTCTAATcacatgtgtgaatgtgtgatcgtacgtgcgaaagggttaaaaagaagaaaagaatgtatatttatgtaaattcaaatatattttataaattaaatgttagattttttttttagcctacaTAGTGTGCGGCACCCACTTTGAGAAAGTCTGGTTTAAGAGACAATCACACGAGAGCGGTTGAACTATTTAAGgagttcagatgagtcatcatcGCTGAAGTGCGGAAATGCTGAGGTTTCCTCACCTGCTCGCCGACTGTATTCTCTTTCTAAGAAATTCTATGGTTATACGTGCGGTGTTTATTTCTTGGAACTATGACCGCATAAGTGCGGTGTCTATCTATGTAAGATTTTCATTCCCCCGTGTAAACAGCTTCAGTGGTTTTAATGGGTGTTTTTGAGAGTGCTTGaactagactgtcagtgaaaatgttctttgctctctttctgtacaatgaaagtgtaatgataataggctaatttacaatgtttttattcacattaactttcaatgctGAATTCACAGTAAATATAAAGTAAGTCGTATTAAAAGCGTGTTATGGCTTGACACTTATAGCTTTATAACTTGGCACAGCCATCAGTTTGTAAGAGTTAGGCAGAATATAGTTTACAAAATATGGTAGATGGCGGCTCCTAGTGACGATTAAAAGAAGAATACTTTCGTTTTGCAGCGAGAACGCTCCTTCTAAAGGTTGCGTCATTGGGATGCCTGCACAAATGACTGCGGTTTTTCTGAGAATGTCGAGTTCacctcagagtgtgtgtgtgtgtgtgtgtgtgtgtgtgtgtgtcgccctCATACCTCAACCaatgaaatgtacaaataaacCAACACGTTTGTTGGGCGGGGTTTTTGGGAGAGAAACAGCCTGCgcgctgatgtgtgtgtgcagttgtgtAGTTGATGGTGGTGTATGTATTCGGCGATCGAAGCGGATCACGGATCGggctttttacatttaaatgcagtGTTTCGTATTTTGAGGCTAATCTGGGCGTTTTTTCCGGAAcgatataaaatgaaattattttatgtcGTCTTCATGTTAATTTCAGGTAAGAGTTTGGGGTTAATGGAAAGTGTGTTTTTTATTCAACTGTAAAAATGGACTTTCCGCTTACTATATACGAGAATGTGGGCTTGTTTTATCAAGAAGTTGGTTAAACTTGAAGCAGTCGCAGCAGTGACGGTGACTCGGTGAGGTACGGAGCGGGACCCCCTCCCTCGGTCCGTTCGCCACTGGCCCACAAAGGTGTAAATCTGACCTTTCGCGTGCACGGGCCGTGGGTTGTGGAGTCGTGGGTTGTGGAAGTGTAACGTGTGTTTTCTGCGGCATGTCAGACTCAGCGCTGATTTCACCGGTGTTGTTTTTGGAAGACAAAATCTTAGGAAACTCTGTTCTAAagcataataaatattttctctgTGTCCCAAACAGTCGCTGTGTGTGATGCTGAGGTGAATTTGGAGGCAGCTGAAGGAGAGAATGTTACCGTATCCTTCAAAACTGCTGGACTGGAGAGAGCGGATCAAGTGAAGATAACTTTGACAAGAGGACGTCAGAAGAAGCTGATAGCGCAGTACTGTTGCTGTGTCCATCGTGGAGACTGTGATGTTGTGGAAACAGCAGGAGTCTTACTGAGAGTTGAAGAAGGAACCTTCTCTCTTCTGAGTGTCCGCTCCAATAACACAGGCCTCTATGGAGTAATAATCCTCACTGGAAGTAATGTCTCGGAGAAGAAAGTTACACTTGTTGTCAACAGTGAGTATGTTAACACAATATATCTGTATCagaattatgaggaaaaaaaaaacacgtaacaATTGTGTTTATAAAGTCATTTAAAGTTCATTAGGAATCTGGAATTTAAAAAGAGTTGCCCATGCATCTTTAGCTTGTGTTCGGTTCAGTTTAGTGGTTAACTGACCAGCAGAAAACTGCTTGATCTGAAAGTGGCTTCTGTGTGAACTGTGCTTCAAACATCACGACACTATTGATACACTATTGATAACAGACAACAGACCTTATCTGAGGAAATAATGCTAATGTGACTGCATCTTTAGATTTGGATTAGAAAAGAGTAAAAGCTTGTTTTAAGGTGGTACAGTGAAGGGTCATTTGATATCTGGATTATAATCCTCTAAATATGTCTCTGTCTGATGTATCTTACAGAACCTCTGTTGTCCTCCAGTACAGAGCCACCACAAACCTCCATCCCAAAACCTCCAGACTCCTCTGAACGCCAAAGACTTTCTGTGTTCATTGCTCCAGTTGTATTCATCTCGGTGGTCTTGGGGGTTTGTTTCTTCTCTATAATCATGAGGGCaagtatttttaaatttgttCTTATGTTGATTGAATTGAGTTGTCTGATTTCTATTCaccaaaaatcttaaagcttaAAGTTGCTCCTAATGCAGAAATGTGAAAATTAGAGGCATTTTGTTCGTAATCATACTCAACTAAGAGTAATGTAAAAGGTCTTGATTTTTATAGACATAGAGATAATGTTTTCTAGTTTTGTTGAGTTCTATCATTTGATTGGAATTTAAACAATCTgtcaacatttaaatatattgagCTCTAAGTGAAAAGCTGAAAATAAAGATGTGTATGTATCAAAGCAACTACATTAGTGTAATTAAAATAGTGCAGTGTTTTTGAATTTGTTAATAACTACGTTATTTGCTTGTTTTTGAATGTTTGTTGAATGAATGTTGTTTTTATCTTT encodes:
- the LOC113072510 gene encoding uncharacterized protein LOC113072510, encoding MKLFYVVFMLISVAVCDAEVNLEAAEGENVTVSFKTAGLERADQVKITLTRGRQKKLIAQYCCCVHRGDCDVVETAGVLLRVEEGTFSLLSVRSNNTGLYGVIILTGSNVSEKKVTLVVNKPLLSSSTEPPQTSIPKPPDSSERQRLSVFIAPVVFISVVLGVCFFSIIMRKCKSSADVEAVMKRCRLQIQCLQKNKTREDQLVEM